One window from the genome of Eucalyptus grandis isolate ANBG69807.140 chromosome 7, ASM1654582v1, whole genome shotgun sequence encodes:
- the LOC104453198 gene encoding abscisic acid 8'-hydroxylase 4: METIISVLPCIFLLLSALILWYPLKLQKQTKKLKRIAKLPPGSMGWPYVGETIQLYSQDPNIFFATKQKRYGEIFKTHILGCPCVMLASPEAARFVLVTHADLFKPTYPKSKEKMIGPNALFFHQGEYHTRIRKLVQSSLYPEVIRKKVADIEAVAVSALESWADRKVINTFHEMKKFSFEVGVLCIFGHLDEYYKQKLKENYCIVEKGYNSFPTKIPGTAYQKALLARKRLGEILREIIRLRKEKRIVDKDMLGQFMSFELEDDEDRGSLGEDEVVADNVIGVLFAAQDTTASVLTWIFKYLHDDPKLLEAVKAEQMAIFNMNGGGKRPLTWAQTRNMPLTYKVILESLRMASIISFTFREAVVDVEYKGYLIPKGWKVMPLFRNIHHNPEYFPDPHIFDPSRFEVAPKPNTFMPFGSGVHSCPGNELAKLEILILIHHLTAKFRWEILGTQSGIQYGPFPVPQHGLPIRIWKDWSSEA; encoded by the exons ATGGAGACTATTATATCTGTTTTGCCGTgcatatttcttcttctctcagCACTCATTCTCTGGTACCCATTAAAGCTTCAGAAGCAAACGAAGAAGCTCAAAAGAATTGCTAAGCTACCTCCTGGTTCAATGGGTTGGCCTTATGTCGGAGAGACAATCCAACTCTATTCTCAAGACCCAAACATCTTCTTTGCAACGAAGCAGAAGAG ATATGGAGAAATATTCAAGACCCACATATTGGGCTGTCCCTGCGTGATGCTGGCAAGCCCGGAAGCAGCTAGATTCGTGCTGGTGACTCACGCTGACTTGTTCAAGCCAACCTATCCCAagagcaaagaaaagatgattgGGCCCAACGCTTTGTTCTTTCACCAAGGGGAGTACCATACACGCATTCGAAAGCTGGTTCAGAGCTCGTTGTACCCAGAAGTGATCCGAAAGAAAGTTGCCGACATCGAGGCAGTAGCTGTTTCGGCATTGGAATCTTGGGCTGATCGGAAAGTGATCAACACCTTTCATGAAATGAAGAAG TTCTCCTTCGAAGTTGGAGTTTTGTGCATCTTTGGGCACCTGGATGAGTATTACAAGCAAAAGCTAAAGGAGAACTATTGCATAGTGGAAAAGGGTTATAATTCTTTTCCCACAAAAATACCAGGAACAGCATATCAAAAGGCCCTCTTG GCAAGAAAGAGGCTCGGGGAAATATTGCGGGAGATCATAAGgttgaggaaggagaagaggatAGTGGACAAGGACATGTTGGGCCAATTCATGAGCTTCGAGCTCGAGGACGATGAAGACCGTGGTAGTTTGGGGGAGGATGAGGTGGTGGCCGATAACGTGATCGGAGTGTTGTTCGCGGCCCAGGACACGACGGCCAGTGTGCTGACATGGATCTTCAAGTACCTTCATGATGACCCGAAGCTTCTGGAGGCTGTCAAG GCAGAGCAAATGGCAATATTCAATATGAATGGTGGAGGAAAGAGACCCCTGACATGGGCACAGACTAGGAATATGCCACTCACTTACAAG GTGATACTAGAGAGTTTGAGGATGGCAAGCATCATATCTTTCACATTCAGGGAGGCGGTGGTTGATGTGGAATATAAAG GATATCTGATTCCGAAGGGCTGGAAAGTGATGCCACTTTTCAGGAACATTCATCACAATCCTGAATATTTCCCTGATCCACATATCTTCGATCCCTCTAGATTTGAG GTAGCTCCAAAACCCAATACCTTCATGCCATTTGGCAGTGGAGTCCATTCTTGCCCTGGAAACGAACTGGCCAAGCTAGAGATACTCATATTGATCCATCATCTGACAGCCAAATTCAG GTGGGAAATCCTGGGTACTCAAAGTGGGATTCAGTATGGTCCATTCCCAGTCCCACAACATGGACTCCCAATAAGAATATGGAAAGATTGGAGCAGTGAAGCATAA
- the LOC104455365 gene encoding putative disease resistance RPP13-like protein 3, with translation MLAQEVEALPLNAGGSTVASSPGNLTQARKMKDESCIVGREDFVNVLVPQLIDKRDDGANLRVISVFGEEAIGKTALVRSVYSRADVKHHFDCCTWVRIGPKPNLVHLMIDLLKQLRVPELRDVDRMNEEKLSDVLQGFLMECCYLTVLDDLSDLLLMDKLLIKVLADSRNGSRVIITTRNSKIPSSTDPWYATHLELTPLNQEQSNKLLKESSSAFDGVNPDGELLPLKERILSKSGGSPAKIVLLGGLLSTTTWSGCTKLVDQLTDRPTLQDIVHLSVNDLSEGLKQCALYLTLFPKESEIPTRRLFRLWLAENLVSSALENGAEACFEILVSRHMIKAARQKWDRSAQSCRLPGLLHDVFYQMAENERFLKIFDCSIHDKKNFDAPRMAIHRDISGVGEANAHMNVPKAGRERLETNAQEARVEITPAEPHQRLSTSENSTPPLGVQQLLSYVSFNTMKLGTQAGEIVALLKPLVPTRDLSLLRVLDLEGVYKPFLPEELGNILPNVKYMGLRWTLLESLPKSVVRLSCLETLDLKYTNITQVPVSIWEVESLQHLYMNEVSFNKSVHPQLHSKKSLNCNIQKVLAKSPTFNCRNWCQTSYSDKCTHLLITSQD, from the coding sequence ATGTTGGCGCAAGAAGTCGAAGCTTTACCGCTAAATGCCGGGGGAAGCACTGTAGCTTCATCACCAGGCAACCTGACCCAAGCAAGGAAAATGAAGGATGAGTCCTGTATTGTCGGTCGCGAAGATTTCGTGAATGTACTTGTGCCTCAGTTGATAGATAAAAGAGACGATGGCGCCAACCTAAGAGTGATTTCGGTTTTCGGCGAGGAAGCCATCGGCAAAACAGCTCTAGTGAGGAGCGTCTACAGCAGAGCGGATGTTAAGCATCATTTCGACTGCTGCACTTGGGTCCGGATCGGGCCCAAGCCTAACCTGGTTCATCTCATGATCGACTTGCTCAAGCAGCTGAGGGTCCCGGAATTGCGAGATGTGGATCGTATGAACGAGGAAAAGCTGTCCGACGTGCTCCAAGGATTCCTGATGGAGTGCTGTTATCTGACGGTCCTGGATGACTTGTCCGATCTTCTTCTCATGGACAAGCTCTTGATAAAGGTGCTTGCAGACTCGAGGAACGGGAGCAGAGTAATCATCACGACTCGTAACAGCAAAATACCCTCTTCCACCGATCCCTGGTATGCCACGCATCTCGAGTTGACCCCCCTCAACCAAGAACAGAGCAACAAGTTATTGAAGGAAAGTAGCAGCGCTTTCGATGGGGTCAATCCGGACGGAGAACTCCTCCCTCTCAAAGAGAGGATTCTTAGCAAATCGGGCGGTTCTCCTGCCAAGATCGTTCTACTCGGAGGACTTTTATCCACCACCACGTGGAGTGGATGCACCAAGCTTGTCGATCAGCTTACCGATCGTCCCACACTCCAAGATATTGTGCATTTGAGCGTTAATGACCTTTCAGAAGGGTTAAAGCAATGTGCTCTGTACTTGACTCTGTTCCCTAAGGAATCTGAGATTCCCACAAGGAGGCTCTTCAGACTTTGGTTAGCTGAAAATCTCGTATCTTCAGCGTTGGAGAACGGTGCAGAGGCATGTTTTGAGATTCTGGTGTCTAGACACATGATCAAGGCAGCTCGACAGAAATGGGACAGGAGTGCCCAATCGTGTCGCTTGCCTGGATTGTTGCACGATGTCTTTTATCAGATGGCTGAGAATGAAAGATTCCTCAAGATCTTTGACTGTTCTATTCATGATAAAAAGAATTTCGATGCCCCGCGTATGGCCATACATAGGGATATTTCAGGAGTAGGAGAAGCAAATGCGCACATGAATGTGCCCAAAGCAGGACGAGAGCGATTAGAAACAAATGCACAAGAAGCACGCGTGGAGATCACACCTGCCGAGCCACATCAAAGACTGTCCACCAGTGAAAATTCCACGCCGCCGCTCGGTGTCCAACAACTCCTTTCCTATGTGTCATTCAACACCATGAAGCTGGGAACACAGGCCGGAGAGATAGTCGCGTTACTTAAACCATTAGTGCCGACAAGGGACTTGAGTTTGCTGAGGGTACTTGATCTTGAGGGTGTCTACAAGCCTTTTCTTCCGGAGGAGCTTGGCAACATATTGCCGAACGTAAAGTACATGGGACTCAGATGGACTCTTCTTGAATCGCTTCCAAAGTCAGTGGTGCGATTGTCTTGCCTGGAAACTTTGGATCTGAAGTACACTAACATAACCCAAGTGCCAGTTTCTATTTGGGAGGTAGAGAGTCTGCAACACCTATACATGAATGAGGTGTCCTTTAACAAGTCCGTTCATCCTCAACTGCATTCCAAGAAATCTTTGAACTGCAACATCCAAAAGGTTTTGGCTAAAAGTCCAACATTTAATTGCAGAAATTGGTGTCAAACAAGCTATTCCGACAAATGTACACATTTGCTTATCACCAGTCAAGATTGA